Sequence from the Carassius gibelio isolate Cgi1373 ecotype wild population from Czech Republic chromosome A7, carGib1.2-hapl.c, whole genome shotgun sequence genome:
cCGCGGCGGAGTCAAGCGCATCTCCGGTCTGATCTACGAGGAGACTCGCGGTGTGCTGAAGGTGTTCCTGGAGAACGTGATCCGCGACGCCGTCACCTACACCGAGCACGCCAAGAGAAAGACCGTCACCGCCATGGACGTTGTGTACGCGCTCAAACGACAGGGACGCACCTTGTACGGCTTCGGAGGATAAACCGCCACAGATCCGAGAACAAACCcaacggctcttttaagagccacccacaCTCTCACTTAAAGAGACAAAAGTTTAGTTCTTATTGGTACTGTTCGTGAAAATTAATACGATGTCTGTCTATGAACATTATAGTTGCGagtcatttaattagaatatcatcaaaaacatCGGTTCagtaattccattaaaaaatgaaacttgAACATTATgttcacgcacacactcacataaaGAGATTTGAGTTTTATGTTGTCTATATCGATAGAAGTGGAAATCTGCATTGATGAGGGGGAACTCGGATCATCTTTATTTGAttctctaactttaacactcactattctaattctattatttaatttaataatttaattcgaATTGTTTTTACTCCTAGCATAGtcaaaacattattgttttttttaaagagccgtttgagagccaaaagagccggctcttttcagtgagctgagtcaaacgaGCCGGCTCACGAAAAAGAGCCGAAATACCCATCAATATTGTTCATCCCaaaaaagcacaaagtcacttttacagacttcaattaaatgttcctcctggtggaatgacctccccaacttaATCCCAGCAGCTGAGTCCTCAGCCATCATCAAGagtcggcttaaaacacatctcttccatctttatttgatcctctaactttaacactcactattctacactattatattctatatatttaaaaaaattcaactacctttgtaatattttagtaatctattttattttcatttattatgtaattataaaaaagacccaacactagcttgctctactctttttctattctgttttatttcattatattatttaaaagtgtactgtgtttaagctaacagacttgttatagcacttatgtatcattgctctcttgttgtttttgattgcttccactgtcctcatctgtcagtcgctttggatgaaagcatctgctaactgactaaatgtttttttttttctccagattctctttggttttatttgtttgttggagGTTTTAAACATTACACAGTTTGATATTGATTATGTGTGatattttagacttttttttattgaatggaaTAAAACGAACAAAAAGAGCGGGAATTGAAACAAAGGAAACTGACTCGGTGGGGAGTGTCGGTCAAACAAGGAGATGTGGGCGGAGTTATAATCTTGCCGCCTTTGATTGGCCGTCATTCCAGTCGTTATTCTTCGAGTTGTCCAATTAAACACGAGTTCACGGGTTTGTCCAATTGAAAACACGCGAACAGAAGCTTCCCCGTCTCTCTGATAATTAGCATAGACCAGTCAATAAATGCCTCTGTCCCGCTCGCTCTCGTCATTGTCTCGTGAGGTTTTGATCTCCAGCAGCATCATGCCTGAACCAGCGAAGTCCGCGCCGAAGAAAGGCTCCAAGAAGGCCGTCACTAAGACCGCCGCGAAAGGAGGGAAGAAGCGCAGAAAGTCCAGGAAGGAGAGCTACGCCATCTACGTGTATAAAGTGCTGAAGCAGGTTCATCCTGACACCGGGATCTCTTCGAAGGCGATGGGCATCATGAACTCTTTCGTCAACGACATCTTCGAGCGCATCGCCGGTGAGTCGTCTCGTCTCGCTCACTACAACAAGCGCTCCACCATCACTTCCCGAGAGATCCAGACCGCCGTGCGTCTGCTGCTGCCCGGGGAGCTGGCCAAACACGCCGTGTCCGAGGGCACCAAGGCCGTCACCAAGTACACCAGCTCCAAGTAGAGCTCCGCTGCAGCTCCACacacaaaggctcttttaagagccacacaACTTCTCACTGAAAGAGCGTCTACTACTACTATATTTTATCTCAAGGTTCAATCGTATATTAAACCAGATCGAGCTTAGCATCGTTTGCTTCAGAAATAAACCATCCTTTCTCGGACTTTACAGTAATCcagataaagaaaataaaacgcATTTATTGCATAATCCTATTGTAACTTGTGTTCCGGTAACTAGACTTTTAATTATCAAATTATAGTCCTTAATTTGAGATGCTGTGTATACAGTAACTCataagtcttaaaaaaaaattgtacagaatataagctctttttttttttacatcacttAATCTAGTTTCTGGATTTTTCGATTGTGTTGTAAAATGCATATCAAAACAATCAAccaatctttattattattttcctctgTTTCCAAGTGTCTACATATTTAGGTGTTAATTTActgaaaaaagtgtgtgtgtgtatatacaaacAAATGTAATGATTTGGCTATAAACTAGTCGATTTTTAAGTTTTGaaactatattttattatacattttcaaacacaatttcttacattttaattattatatccaCACTCCACCATCTTGATGAAAGAAAAAGCAAAATATACtggaacttgaaaaaaaaaaaaaagtgcagaagGAGCCCATCTCATGTGCCCTGAGCTTTTAAACATACCTGACTGGATTTCtctttgattaattaatttaatattattctgTTTCACACTTGTTTCTCTCAGGACTGAGAGcagactctcacacactcttcagCGCATCTGAGATCACGTTCTCCCTCAGATCAACAAACTCAAGAGCAGATTATCTTCTGCTAgtcttcctcatcctcttcctcctccggTGAATACTCTTCATCTCCAGAGTCAGTGAGGTCCTGctgctcctcttcttcctcaCTCCTCATCTCCTCCTCactctcctcctcctcatcttcatcatcacaactctcttcatcatcatcttcatcctcctcctcctcagcaTCTCCTCCCTCTATTTCACCttcagaaatgaaagaaaaagacgCTCTTAAATGCTGGAGACTGGATCATCAGATGTCATATTTAGAGGAAAGAAGATCCTGGCAGCTGTGTCTAATAAGAAGAGACAGTATTTTAGTTCAGTAGTGTGTGAGACTCACAGATGCTGCTGAGGAGTGTGTGGGCGTCCTGCCGCAATTCAGCCATGAACTCACACATCTTTCCTTCCAGTGTCTCAAACAGCGGCTCTGTGTCCACTGTGACCTCATCAGGAACAAACAGAGGCTTTCTCAGCAGCCGCCGgtacctgaaacacacacacacacacacacacacacacacacacagagagagagagagagagagagagacacacacacacacacacacagagagagagagagacacacacacacagagagagagagagatagagatatacacacacacacacacacagagagagagagagacacacacacacagagagagagagatagagatacacacacacacacacacacacacacacacacacacagagaaagagatagagatacacacacacacaccgtgtttTAACAGATAATGTAACTGTGGACAAACTGAATACACTTGTGCAAATGTATGAAAGAGTGCTGTGTCAGAGACCGAATGTGATTTTCCTGCTCCTCTCTTCTGTGATGAGTTCAGATCAGGCTTCACAACAAAACCTGTCCAGCTGCTTCTCACATCACACGAGAGACTTTAAATCACATCACATTCGATTTCTGGCACAGTCCTAGTATGAAAGAACCTCTGAATTAACTCTCTGCTTTACCTTTTTATAGATGAATTGTATTCCTGAAAGAAACCCAGAAATATTAggatttagacttttttttaaaggtagGTTTTGTTCAAACTGACCAATACTCGTTGGTCACACTTTTTTATGAACTTAATCAAAAGGTATTATATTCTGGATGATAATTATTCAGCATTATGTGCATGTTTCCTATAAGTATCCACAGACTCTTAGACGAAGACTTCGTCTCTGATGTTGGTGGTTCATCTACAGGATTTCACCCGATGCTTTCCTCACAGTTTCTAGATTTGTGCAGCGGATGCTTCTAGATACTCATGAGAAGATCCATCTGTTTCACTTCAGCTGCGTTTGCACAGATCCAATCGATTCTACATTGTGTTTAATAAACCACTTCAGGTTATGAACAATGCtgattatttatataatgttcaGTAGCAAACATATGTTACGTAATAAATGAATGGGTCAGCGGCTCAAATCACGTTTCTGTGAGTCTCTTAGCTATAAATACAGTTTCTGCCTCAATGAAAGAAGCGCGTgaagaagtgtgtttgtgtgagttatGCAGGAATCATCTGCTTCATAATTTGATATTAAGAAAGTTATCTCTGTCGTCTTTGAGTTGTGATTGGTTGGAATTCACCCttcgtttgattgacaggtgatctgaccaatcataacagcAGATCTGCCGTTTGTCTGACACAGAGCAGACGATATCTTCTGTTGCTCCATGTTTATTCTGTGCTATAACTAGTAGTAAAGAGATGATCGCTTCACACTTGAACTGAGACACTACAGAGATCAGTGAGAAGCAGATTTACATGTTTGACAACGGCAAACGCAGCCATTGCTTTTGGAGTCATGATTACAGACGGACTTCATCTTCAGTGTTTTCTGGAGAGCCATGTGCAGATGTGATTTAACTCTTTGCTTCCCATCAAATCTGTCTACTCTTGTTACAGAAACCATTTCAGATAAACCTGACCCGAAATTGTCATGCAAAAACTAAACTGTAGTTGTTTGTTTTCCGGGTCAGTCCTGGATCAGAATAAATTCAGAGTGGACCAGACTTCATGCTGACAGTCAAACTAAAGACATCAGAGTCTTTCTTTGCGTCTGACGACAGAACAGTTCAGGTTTGGGTCAAGAAGCGTCCCAGATCATGTTAATAGTTCAGTTCTTGTGTGTAGATGTACCTTGATGAAGTGGAAAGCGTCGCTCTCCTGTAGAAGCCTCTGGACGCCCGAGTGAACGTCCTGCAGACGGCTTTGATCCTGTGCTATTCGACTCAGGTTCTGCTGGATTCCCGAACACTGCTCCCCGTCACGAGAGCTGATACAGTCACGCAGCGAGGACAGAAAAGCATCCAGGCGTGCAACAGACGTCTCTCTGAAAGCATCCAGGTGTTGGTTGGTGTCGTCGCGGTAGGCCTAGAAGAGATCAGCAGTTCAGTCAAACTAGAAACTTCCCCAACATTAAACAGCAAGGACCGAGCGCTCAGTCTGAAAAAGAAACCGATGCCACAGAACTAACTTCACCTTGTTTTGTCGTTCAATCTCTTTTTGTTCCAGTCGATTTTTTTCTGCTTTGAGGATCTTTCTGTTGGTCTTGTGCAGCTGAATGTCAAGACAGGCCTCGAGAAAACAGAGAGAACAAGACTCGCATCTGACGGACCACGCAGCACTTGCTTAGTTTCACTTCACTTTAGACGCACTCGCAAACTTCCCCTCCGCCGTCACTTCATCAAATGGACGGTTTGTGTATGAAAATGAGCTGAATGTAACTGTAACTATAAATATAACCATGAATACACAAATGATTCAGTTACAGGAGCTCAGACAAACCGGCTCGTCTCTGACTTCGTTATCTGAAGCAGCGAATGCTACTCAATGATGAACGCCAGAACCGGAGCAATTCAGACACATGTGTTTATTCTCAAGAAGAAGAGTAAGAAAGATCATCAATGTCATGTATCGCTCTCTCAATCTCCAGATTACATTATCAAAGATGCTAATAATAGGGGGAAATAGGAAGGAgattaattatttactaataaactagtgttttctgagtcagtGTCGTCAGGATGAAGTTGCCCAATCTGACTCACCTTTAGAGAGAAGTGCATCTTCACAGATTATGATTATAACAAAAGAGTTTCTGGTTTTGATTGGTTTTATCTTGTTAAGTAGTAATTTAAAGctttttatagatatatttatcatgtctgtgaggcatgtattcgctgagtttcggttcattttttCAAGTGCTCCTGTCAAAGACGACACAGCAGAAAGTGTATCATgttctttatatttctttattttattttatgattgcgCTGGCACCTCTATGTCCCAGAAAGCGTGCTTTAGCTTGCAATCTCCACAAAAAATATTGGAAATAGCACACATTTATCTGGGTTTAACGttaaaacattgttatatgcttcaactgttttattttagactagtcgtgatgatttgagaaagCTAAACTGATCAAACATAGGCTATGATCAGCTGATGgacattactttaaaaaacgTATAGACCTATTTAACGACCAAAACATGCTCcaaacatacaaaactgaactattttaatatctgaaacagtagtataagctgttttgggaGAAGGGGGATAAAAGACAGGCTGAAcatcttcaagtgagttgcggggcaaaccAAAAGCGATCACAATCTGAGACTCTTCTGCTGTGAACAATCACCGTGTCTGATCATAACTGTAAAACACTCAATGAGGTGTAAAGGGTCTGATTAGCGAATCATATCTGGAGGAGTAAGTGTGAAGCGTGAACACAGAGACCTACCTTGAAATCCTTCATGGCGTTCTTCAGTGTTTTGATGGCGTGTCCCGAGTGCGTTCCCTCGATGGTGCAGGCGTTGCAGAGGAACAAGCGCTCATCCAGACAGTAGTAGCGAAACATCTCGTCGTGCTCCGAACACTTCCTCGTCCTCATGTCTCCGAGCGGCTCCACCAGCGGATGCTCTCTGAACGCCGGCAGCTCCAGATGAGGCTGGACGTGCTGAGAGCACATGGACACTTCACACTTCAGGCAGGTTTTAACCGCGGCTGGACCCTTGGCGTCTCGGCTGGCGTCCTCGGGACAGTAATCACAGTGAACCTGGTCGCTCCGGCTCGGGGGGCAGCGCTCGGATCGGTCTCCACGCCGGAAACCGTCAGCGATGTTGGCCAGCTTGAAGTTCTTCTGCCAGTTGGAGGAGCTGCGGTGACTCTGTCGACACTCGGGACATCGCAGACGGCCGCGGTCCGAGCGGCTCTTGAGTCTGCGCAGACAGGGCAGGCAGAAGTTATGACCGCAGGGCAGCAGGTGTGGATCACGGTAAAGATCCAGACACACGGGACACGTCAGCTCCTCCTCCAGAACGCTGCTGTTTCCAGCAGACGCCGCCATCATCAGACGACCtgaggagagacgaccagaggagagacgacctgaGGAGAGACAACCAGAGGAGAGACGAGCTGAGGAGAGAAGACCAGAGGAGAGAagaccagaggagagacgacctgaggagagacgaccagaggagagacgaccagaggagagacgaccagaggagagacgaccagaggagagacgacctgaggagaggagagacgaccagaggagagacggCCAGAGGAGAGACGgccagaggagagacgacctgaagagagacgaccagaggagagacgacctgaggagagacgagcagaggagagacgaccagaggagagacgagcagaggagagacgacctgaggagagacgaccagaggagagacgaccagaggagagacggCCAGAGGAGAGACGGCCAGAGGAGAGACGGCCAGAGGAGAGACGGCCAGAGGAGAGACGgccagaggagagacgaccagaggagagacgagcagaggagagacgaccagaggagagacgagcagaggagagacgaccagaggagagacgaccagaggagagacgagcagaggagagacgacctgaggagagacgaccagaggagagacgacctgaggagaggagagacgacctgaggagagatgacctgaggagagacgaccagaggagagacgaccagaggagagacgaccagaggagagacgaccagaggagagacgaccagaggagagacggccagaggagagacgaccagaggagagacgaccagaggagagacgacctgaggagaggaaagatgaccagaggagagacgagcagaggagagacgacctgaggagagacgacctgaggagagacgaccagaggagaggagagatgaccagaggagagacgacctgaggagagacgagctgaagagagacgaccagaggagagacgaccagaggagaggagagacgagcagaggagagacgagcagaggagagacgacctgaGGAGAGACGACCTGAGGATAGGAGAGAtgaccagaggagagacgacctgaGGAGAGACGACCTGAGGATAGGAGAGAtgaccagaggagagacgacctgaGGATAGGAGAGAtgaccagaggagagacgacctgaggagagacgacctgaggagagacgagcagaggagagacgagcagaggagagacgagcagaggagagacgaccagaggagagacgaccagaggagagacgacctgaggagagacgacctgaggagagacgagcagagacgacctgaggagagacgaccagaggagagacaACCAGAGGAGAGACGgccagaggagagacgaccagaggagagacgacctgaggagagacgaccagaggagagacgacctgaggagagacgagcagaggagagacgacctgaggagagacgagctgaggagagacgaccagaggagagacgacctgaggagagacgagcagaggagagacgaccagaggagagacgagcagaggagagatgagcagaggagagacgacctgaagagagacgaccagaggagagacgacctgaggagagacgaccagaggagaggaaagatgaccagaggagaggaaagatgaccagaggagagacgagcagaggagagacgacctgaagagagacgaccagaggagagacgacctgaagagagacgaccagaggagagacgaccagaggagagacgagcagaggagagatgagcagaggagagacgagcagaggagaggagagatgaccagaggagagacgacctgaggagagacgagctgaagagagacgaccagaggagagacgaccagaggagaggagagacgagcagaggagagacgagcagaggagagacgacctgaggagagacgaccagaggagagacgacctgaGGAGAGACGACCTGAGGATAGGAGAGAtgaccagaggagagacgacctgaggagagacgagctgaagagagacgaccagaggagagacgagcagaggagagacgaccagaggagagacgagcagaggagaggagagatgaccagaggagagacgacctgaggagagacgagctgaagagagacgaccagaggagagacgagcagaggagagacgagcagaggagagacgaccagaggagagacgagcagaggagaggagagatgaccagaggagagacgagcagaggagagacgagcagaggagagacgagcagaggagagacgaccagaggagagacgagcagaggagaggagagatgaccagaggagagacgagcagaggagagacgaccagaggagagacgagcagaggagagacgagctgaagagagacgaccagaggagagacgagcagaggagagacgagcagaggagaggagagacgaccagaggagagagGAGCGCAGCAGACGTCTGGAGAGACCCTCGCTCACTATACAGTCTGCTTCCTGCCCAAGTAACGTTAGTGAGGACTAGTTTACCCCAACATCCTGTCACTCTAAATTCACACATTGCTTtacatattaacaaaataaatacacaaacaaacaactgTAAAGATATCTAGCAGCTGAAGACAATCCAATTGTTTTACATGAGACTGAAAACATTAGACATTTATTTAGATAAGTTAAACAggtctcattattattattattattattattattattattattattattattattattattgtaacagcTGAGTAGATTTAgtttttcaggtttatttgatgaataaacaaattcagaagaacaacatttatcagaaatataaatattttgtaacattataaatgactttattaacacttttgatcaatttaaagacataactgcttaataaaagtatcaaTTACTATAACttacataatataatgttacaaaagcttttagtGTCAGATTAATGCTGATTTGTGATCTTTCTCTTCATCAAAGAAACATAACTCTGTGAattaagattaaaatgaaaacacagcTTACCTTCAGAAGAAGagatgaaacagaaacagaaagagtTTATCAGAGATTAATATCAGGAACAGATTATTAGAGCTCGATCCTTTCAGAGACGATGTTGAGGGGGATTTGTAATTATCTGACAGCTTTAAGTTGTTCCTCCTGAAATGATGAAGCTGTGCCTCAAACACAGAGCTGACAGAAGCACAATGaagagcacaacacacacactttccatTCAGTCACAAAACACACTGTTGTGTGGTTCCCTCGTGTTCTAGACACTTAGAGAAGCTGCTTCAGCACAACAAACCCAAACAAACAGAGACAACACAAGCCTCTTCATCACTGAGctgcaataataattatatttctgaaataaTTGATGCACTTGTTGAGTCGCTAGTTCTACACAGACCTATAAAATAATGCCACGCGAGTAAAATCATCTGTAACAAACCTAAAAGTCGCTGTCGAGTGAATTCTCGCTGGATTCTTCCTGATTCTTCTCTTGTGAAGAAGAGCCGCATTCACTGCCGGATGATCCGCCAAACTCTCTCGCGTTTCCGAGATTATAAACCACGCTCAGCGCTGACTAAAGACGTCAACCAATCAGAAGAGTCGTTTGATTCCACGTGACCAGCGGATCGGGATCCTGCGTCACACGTCACCGCGGCTTGCTTCTGTCAGTGCATTGGACTGTTCAAAAGAAAGTGACTTTTAGAATTTTACATAGATATTACCCAGTAAATAGTTTTcttgttaaatttaaaaatgatttgaattgttatttttgtaatatgAGGACTGAaactttgtttaatttattttggcattgctatgattt
This genomic interval carries:
- the LOC128017580 gene encoding uncharacterized protein LOC128017580; this encodes MRLFFTREESGRIQREFTRQRLLGSRLYSERGSLQTSAAVVSPLLVSPLLVSPLLVSPLVISPLLCSSLLWSSLLCSSLLCSSLLWSSLLCSSLLCSSLLSSGRLSSARLSSGRLSSARLSSGRLSSGRLSSGRLSSGRLSSGRLSSGCLSSGRLSSGRLSSGRLSSGRLSSARLSSARLSSARLSSGRLSSGRLSSGRLSSGRLSSGRLSSGRLSSGRLSSGRLSSGRLSSGRLSSGRLSSGRLSSGRLSSGRLSSARLSSGRLSSGRLSSARLSSGRLSSARLSSGRLSSGRLSSGRLSSGRLSSGRLSSGRLSSGRLSSGRLSSGRLSSGRLSSGRLSSGRLSSGRLSSARLSSGCLSSGRLSSGRLSSGRLMMAASAGNSSVLEEELTCPVCLDLYRDPHLLPCGHNFCLPCLRRLKSRSDRGRLRCPECRQSHRSSSNWQKNFKLANIADGFRRGDRSERCPPSRSDQVHCDYCPEDASRDAKGPAAVKTCLKCEVSMCSQHVQPHLELPAFREHPLVEPLGDMRTRKCSEHDEMFRYYCLDERLFLCNACTIEGTHSGHAIKTLKNAMKDFKACLDIQLHKTNRKILKAEKNRLEQKEIERQNKAYRDDTNQHLDAFRETSVARLDAFLSSLRDCISSRDGEQCSGIQQNLSRIAQDQSRLQDVHSGVQRLLQESDAFHFIKEYNSSIKRYRRLLRKPLFVPDEVTVDTEPLFETLEGKMCEFMAELRQDAHTLLSSICEIEGGDAEEEEDEDDDEESCDDEDEEEESEEEMRSEEEEEQQDLTDSGDEEYSPEEEEDEED
- the LOC128017614 gene encoding histone H2B-like; protein product: MPLSRSLSSLSREVLISSSIMPEPAKSAPKKGSKKAVTKTAAKGGKKRRKSRKESYAIYVYKVLKQVHPDTGISSKAMGIMNSFVNDIFERIAGESSRLAHYNKRSTITSREIQTAVRLLLPGELAKHAVSEGTKAVTKYTSSK